The Dermacentor albipictus isolate Rhodes 1998 colony chromosome 2, USDA_Dalb.pri_finalv2, whole genome shotgun sequence genome has a segment encoding these proteins:
- the RpL6 gene encoding large ribosomal subunit protein eL6 isoform X1, whose translation MHYAAAKSLSGGENMSGKPDPKAKKAPAAAKTAAKGATTVAKGDAAATKKAHAPRNQKLPGGVWLFSRSKMFHKRGLFKVKHAPVTKEKRKRKKRVHVKKINGENNGGKRVVRIKKERRSYPTEDSPKHKRTTHMKPSSLRIAKLRKRITPGTILILLAGPHRGKRVVFLKQLKTGLLMVTGPYGINGCPLRRINQIYVISTSTKIDISSVKLPENLDDRFFNRPKSVKRRGRKDEGEIFDTKPQERTVSEEHRKVQKEVDKQVLEAMKKHPQKRALVHYLAASFSLRNRMYPHRMKF comes from the exons ATGCACTATGCGGCGGCGAAGTCAC TATCGGGCGGTGAAAACATGTCTGGGAAGCCAGATCCAAAAGCGAAGAAGGCGCCTGCGGCGGCAAAGACTGCTGCCAAGGGCGCCACCACTGTTGCAAAGGGTGATGCTGCCGCCACCAAGAAGGCGCATGCTCCACGGAACCAGAAGCTGCCTGGTGGCGTGTGGCTCTTCTCCCGCTCCAAGATGTTCCACAAGCGGGGCCTCTTCAAGGTGAAGCATGCACCAGTCACCAAGGAGAAGCGAAAGCGCAAGAAGCGCGTCCATGTGAAGAAGATCAACGGCGAGAACAATGGCGGCAAACGTGTTGTGCGCATCAAGAAGGAG CGCCGCTCCTATCCTACGGAGGACAGCCCCAAGCACAAGAGGACCACCCACATGAAGCCCTCTTCCCTGCGAATTGCCAAGCTTCGCAAGAGGATCACCCCAGGCACCATCCTCATCCTTCTGGCCGGACCGCACCGTGGCAAG AGGGTGGTTTTCCTGAAGCAGCTGAAGACAGGCTTGCTCATGGTGACTGGTCCCTATGGCATCAACGGCTGCCCTCTGAGGCGCATCAACCAGATCTATGTGATCTCCACTAGCACCAAGATTGACATCTCGTCTGTCAAGTTACCCGAAAACCTTGATGATCGCTTCTTCAACCGGCCAAAGTCAGTCAAGAGGCGAGGTCGCAAGGATGAAGGCGAGATCTTTGACACCAAGCCCCAG GAGCGAACGGTGAGCGAGGAGCACCGCAAGGTCCAGAAGGAGGTGGACAAGCAGGTGCTGGAGGCCATGAAGAAGCACCCTCAGAAGAGGGCCCTGGTGCACTACCTGGCGGCCAGCTTCTCTCTGCGCAACCGCATGTACCCACACAGAATGAAGTTCTGA
- the RpL6 gene encoding large ribosomal subunit protein eL6 isoform X2, with translation MSGKPDPKAKKAPAAAKTAAKGATTVAKGDAAATKKAHAPRNQKLPGGVWLFSRSKMFHKRGLFKVKHAPVTKEKRKRKKRVHVKKINGENNGGKRVVRIKKERRSYPTEDSPKHKRTTHMKPSSLRIAKLRKRITPGTILILLAGPHRGKRVVFLKQLKTGLLMVTGPYGINGCPLRRINQIYVISTSTKIDISSVKLPENLDDRFFNRPKSVKRRGRKDEGEIFDTKPQERTVSEEHRKVQKEVDKQVLEAMKKHPQKRALVHYLAASFSLRNRMYPHRMKF, from the exons ATGTCTGGGAAGCCAGATCCAAAAGCGAAGAAGGCGCCTGCGGCGGCAAAGACTGCTGCCAAGGGCGCCACCACTGTTGCAAAGGGTGATGCTGCCGCCACCAAGAAGGCGCATGCTCCACGGAACCAGAAGCTGCCTGGTGGCGTGTGGCTCTTCTCCCGCTCCAAGATGTTCCACAAGCGGGGCCTCTTCAAGGTGAAGCATGCACCAGTCACCAAGGAGAAGCGAAAGCGCAAGAAGCGCGTCCATGTGAAGAAGATCAACGGCGAGAACAATGGCGGCAAACGTGTTGTGCGCATCAAGAAGGAG CGCCGCTCCTATCCTACGGAGGACAGCCCCAAGCACAAGAGGACCACCCACATGAAGCCCTCTTCCCTGCGAATTGCCAAGCTTCGCAAGAGGATCACCCCAGGCACCATCCTCATCCTTCTGGCCGGACCGCACCGTGGCAAG AGGGTGGTTTTCCTGAAGCAGCTGAAGACAGGCTTGCTCATGGTGACTGGTCCCTATGGCATCAACGGCTGCCCTCTGAGGCGCATCAACCAGATCTATGTGATCTCCACTAGCACCAAGATTGACATCTCGTCTGTCAAGTTACCCGAAAACCTTGATGATCGCTTCTTCAACCGGCCAAAGTCAGTCAAGAGGCGAGGTCGCAAGGATGAAGGCGAGATCTTTGACACCAAGCCCCAG GAGCGAACGGTGAGCGAGGAGCACCGCAAGGTCCAGAAGGAGGTGGACAAGCAGGTGCTGGAGGCCATGAAGAAGCACCCTCAGAAGAGGGCCCTGGTGCACTACCTGGCGGCCAGCTTCTCTCTGCGCAACCGCATGTACCCACACAGAATGAAGTTCTGA